In Chryseobacterium oranimense, a single window of DNA contains:
- a CDS encoding alpha/beta hydrolase, whose amino-acid sequence MFKKILLLMFAFLSILASAQLPKVVSGKIERVEDFKSQYISPQNVDIWLPEGYSKDKKYSVLYMHDGQMLYDPEVTWNKQAWNVDDVITELLRKGKIKNVIVVGIWNDGKLRHSDYFPQKPFENLTSVQKDTIRNQLKKTGRSEIEFNPNSDNYLKFLVRELKPYIDENYSVYKDRKHTFIAGSSMGALISLYAICEYPEIFGGAACMSTHWPGIFTLENNPFPDAMLNYLKNNVPDPRNHKIYFDVGDKTLDALYPPLQKKANTILINAGFSEQNFKTLFFPGEDHSEKAWNKRLFHPLEFLLKK is encoded by the coding sequence ATGTTTAAAAAGATACTTTTATTAATGTTCGCCTTTCTATCTATTTTAGCATCGGCACAATTACCAAAAGTAGTCAGCGGAAAGATTGAAAGAGTCGAGGATTTCAAGTCTCAATATATTTCACCACAAAATGTAGATATATGGTTGCCTGAAGGATATTCGAAAGATAAAAAATATTCGGTTTTATATATGCACGACGGGCAGATGTTGTATGATCCCGAAGTGACATGGAATAAGCAGGCATGGAATGTCGATGATGTAATAACAGAACTTCTGAGGAAAGGCAAGATAAAAAATGTAATTGTCGTGGGAATCTGGAATGACGGAAAACTGAGACATTCAGATTATTTTCCGCAAAAACCTTTTGAAAATCTTACATCGGTTCAGAAAGATACAATTAGAAATCAATTAAAAAAAACGGGAAGATCGGAGATTGAATTTAATCCGAATTCAGATAACTATCTTAAATTCCTTGTTAGAGAACTTAAGCCTTACATTGATGAAAATTATTCTGTTTACAAGGACAGAAAGCATACTTTTATTGCCGGAAGCAGCATGGGTGCACTTATTTCTCTTTATGCAATTTGTGAGTATCCCGAAATTTTTGGTGGCGCAGCCTGTATGTCGACACACTGGCCGGGAATTTTTACTTTAGAAAACAATCCGTTTCCTGATGCTATGCTTAACTATCTTAAAAATAATGTTCCTGATCCCCGCAATCATAAGATCTATTTTGATGTGGGAGATAAGACATTAGATGCTTTATATCCTCCGTTGCAGAAAAAAGCAAACACCATCTTGATAAATGCCGGATTTTCTGAACAAAATTTTAAAACGCTCTTTTTTCCGGGAGAAGATCACAGCGAGAAAGCATGGAACAAAAGATTGTTTCATCCTTTAGAATTTCTTTTGAAGAAATAA